One genomic window of bacterium Scap17 includes the following:
- the glmS gene encoding glutamine--fructose-6-phosphate transaminase (isomerizing) codes for MCGIVGAVASRNVQNILLEGLHRLEYRGYDSAGMAVLSEEGRLNRVRALGKVAALQERLEEAPLKGRVGIAHTRWATHGAPSEANAHPHQSGDSLAVVHNGIIENYETLKRELEGQGYVFTSETDTEVVAHLLAREYTLSQDLLTAVQKAVALLDGAFALGVVHRAQPDVLIGARQGSPLVIGVGIDEHFLASDQLALLQVTDRFIYLKEGDLVRMTAEQIEIFEQGERLVTEANERPVQTFEHAQDAASKGDYRHFMLKEIHEQSRVLAATLEGRLNGDHVLVRSFGSEAENLFRQVKQVQIVACGTSYHAGMVARYWIERLAGIPAAVEVASEFRYRPVVVADGTLFVTLSQSGETADTLSALRYAQSLGGFLGSLAICNVPGSSLVRESDLSLMTMAGPEIGVASTKAFTTQLIGLMLLTLSLRRVGGGDEAGEAEVVRELRQLPSLVTKALAMDSEIERLSEAFADKHNALFLGRGTQFPIALEGALKLKEISYIHAEAYPAGELKHGPLALVDADMPVVAVAPNDELLEKLKSNLQEVRARGGELYVFADENISLEESEGVRVLRMPHVSEVLAPILYTLPLQLLSYHVAVLKGTDVDQPRNLAKSVTVE; via the coding sequence ATGTGTGGCATCGTCGGCGCCGTCGCCAGTCGTAACGTCCAGAATATCCTGCTCGAGGGCCTGCACCGCCTCGAATACCGTGGCTACGACAGCGCGGGCATGGCCGTCCTCTCCGAAGAGGGTCGCCTGAACCGCGTGCGTGCACTGGGCAAGGTCGCAGCGCTGCAGGAGCGTCTCGAGGAAGCGCCGCTCAAGGGGCGTGTCGGCATCGCACACACCCGCTGGGCCACCCATGGCGCGCCGAGTGAGGCCAATGCCCACCCGCACCAGTCCGGCGATAGCCTGGCCGTGGTCCACAACGGCATCATCGAGAACTACGAGACCCTCAAGCGCGAGCTGGAAGGGCAGGGCTATGTCTTCACCTCCGAGACGGACACCGAGGTCGTCGCGCACCTGCTGGCGCGTGAATACACCCTGAGTCAGGACCTTCTGACCGCGGTGCAGAAGGCGGTGGCGCTGCTCGATGGCGCCTTCGCGCTGGGCGTGGTGCATCGCGCCCAGCCGGACGTGCTGATCGGCGCGCGTCAGGGCAGCCCGCTGGTGATCGGTGTCGGGATCGACGAGCACTTCCTGGCCTCTGATCAGCTGGCGCTGCTGCAGGTCACCGATCGCTTTATCTACCTGAAGGAAGGCGATCTGGTGCGCATGACCGCCGAGCAGATCGAGATCTTCGAGCAGGGCGAGCGCCTGGTCACCGAGGCCAACGAGCGTCCGGTGCAGACCTTCGAGCACGCGCAGGATGCCGCTTCCAAGGGCGATTACCGTCACTTCATGCTCAAGGAAATCCACGAGCAGTCGCGCGTGCTGGCCGCCACGCTGGAAGGTCGCCTGAACGGTGATCATGTACTGGTGCGCAGCTTCGGCAGCGAGGCCGAGAACCTCTTCCGCCAGGTCAAGCAGGTGCAGATCGTCGCCTGTGGGACCAGCTACCACGCCGGCATGGTCGCGCGTTACTGGATCGAGCGTCTGGCCGGCATTCCGGCGGCGGTCGAGGTCGCCTCCGAGTTCCGCTACCGTCCGGTGGTGGTCGCCGATGGCACCCTGTTCGTCACACTGTCCCAGTCCGGCGAGACCGCCGATACGCTGTCCGCGCTGCGCTATGCCCAGTCGCTGGGTGGCTTCCTCGGTAGCCTGGCGATCTGCAACGTCCCGGGCAGCTCGCTGGTGCGGGAATCAGACCTCAGCCTGATGACCATGGCCGGCCCGGAAATCGGAGTCGCCTCCACCAAGGCCTTTACCACCCAGCTGATCGGTCTGATGCTGCTGACACTGTCGCTGCGTCGTGTGGGTGGCGGTGACGAGGCGGGTGAAGCCGAGGTGGTACGTGAGCTGCGTCAGCTGCCGTCGCTGGTCACCAAGGCACTGGCCATGGACAGTGAGATCGAACGTCTCTCCGAGGCCTTCGCCGACAAGCACAATGCGCTGTTCCTCGGGCGTGGCACCCAGTTCCCCATCGCACTGGAAGGCGCGCTCAAGCTCAAGGAAATCTCCTACATCCACGCCGAGGCGTATCCGGCGGGTGAGCTGAAACACGGCCCGCTGGCACTGGTCGATGCCGACATGCCGGTAGTGGCGGTGGCGCCGAACGACGAGCTGCTCGAGAAGCTCAAGTCGAATCTGCAGGAAGTGCGTGCGCGTGGCGGCGAGCTTTACGTGTTCGCTGACGAGAACATCAGCCTTGAAGAGAGCGAAGGCGTGCGTGTGCTGCGCATGCCGCATGTCAGCGAAGTGCTGGCGCCGATTCTCTACACCCTGCCGCTGCAGCTGCTGTCCTATCACGTCGCCGTGCTCAAGGGCACCGATGTCGATCAGCCGCGCAACCTGGCCAAGAGTGTTACGGTCGAGTGA
- a CDS encoding DeoR family transcriptional regulator encodes MSKRLTPQRRHQILDQLARDGEVSVEALARELATSEVTIRKDLAFLEKSGLLLRRYGGAVAMPRELLVHDEPVSAAKQAIARLAASRIRAHQRIIIDSGTTTVVLIPELKGRDDLIVMTNSLSVANAIRELENEPVLLMTGGTWDPHSDSFQGQVAEQVLRSYDFDQVFLGADGLDLERGTTTFNELIGLSRVMAEVSREVVVMAESHKLGRRIPNLELAWSSVSTLITDDALPDAARDQIRAHGVEVLIAPLIEPATA; translated from the coding sequence ATGTCAAAGCGACTGACACCACAACGGCGTCACCAGATCCTTGATCAGCTGGCGCGTGACGGTGAGGTCAGTGTCGAGGCACTGGCGCGGGAGCTTGCCACCTCGGAGGTCACCATCCGCAAGGACCTGGCCTTCCTCGAGAAGAGTGGCCTGCTGCTCAGACGCTATGGCGGTGCCGTGGCCATGCCGCGTGAGCTGCTGGTGCATGACGAGCCGGTCAGCGCCGCCAAGCAGGCCATCGCCCGTCTCGCCGCGAGCCGTATCCGCGCGCACCAGCGCATCATCATCGACAGCGGCACCACCACGGTGGTGTTGATTCCCGAGCTCAAGGGCCGGGATGACCTGATCGTGATGACCAACTCGCTGAGCGTGGCCAATGCCATCCGCGAGCTGGAAAACGAGCCAGTGCTGCTGATGACCGGCGGCACCTGGGACCCGCACTCCGATTCCTTCCAGGGGCAGGTGGCGGAGCAGGTGCTGCGCAGCTATGACTTTGATCAGGTGTTTCTCGGCGCGGATGGTCTCGATCTCGAGCGTGGCACCACCACCTTCAACGAGCTGATCGGCCTGTCGCGCGTGATGGCCGAGGTGTCGCGTGAAGTGGTGGTGATGGCGGAATCCCACAAGCTGGGCCGCCGCATTCCCAACCTGGAGCTGGCCTGGTCCAGCGTCAGTACCCTGATAACCGATGACGCGTTGCCTGATGCCGCGCGTGACCAGATTCGTGCTCATGGCGTCGAGGTGTTGATCGCCCCGCTCATCGAGCCAGCAACTGCATAA
- the glmU gene encoding UDP-N-acetylglucosamine diphosphorylase/glucosamine-1-phosphate N-acetyltransferase, whose protein sequence is MSSAERTDVVILAAGQGTRMRSKLPKVLHPLAGRAMVRHVADTAAVLDGAHLNVVIGHGGERVQQQLADTGASFAVQAEQKGTGHAVAQSLDAIGDGKVLILYGDVPLIRRETLEALLAEVSEQTLGLLTVILEDPTGYGRIVRDAEGRVSAIVEHKDATPEQLAIQEGNTGILATTGAQLKRWLPALSADNAQGEYYLTDIIAMAASEGINIATAQPAAVEEVQGVNNRLQLADLERAFQRREANRLMTEGASLADPSRIDVRGKLTIGTDISIDVGCIFEGDVTLADDVVIGAHCVIRNAIIGAGAHIASHSVIDGAVLEGDNNVGPFARLRPGTELARGARIGNFVETKNAQVGVDAKINHLSYVGDATLGEAVNVGAGTITCNYDGANKFRTEIGANAFIGSNSALVAPLKIGAGATVGAGSTLSRDVAEGALSVARGKRIDKPEWPRPTKK, encoded by the coding sequence ATGAGCAGCGCAGAGCGTACCGACGTCGTCATTCTTGCCGCAGGTCAGGGCACCCGCATGCGTTCCAAATTGCCGAAGGTGCTGCACCCGTTGGCAGGCAGGGCGATGGTGCGTCATGTGGCTGACACCGCGGCAGTTCTGGACGGTGCGCATCTGAATGTCGTCATCGGTCATGGTGGTGAGCGCGTCCAGCAGCAGCTGGCCGATACCGGCGCCAGCTTCGCGGTGCAGGCAGAGCAGAAGGGCACTGGCCACGCCGTGGCCCAGTCACTGGACGCCATCGGTGATGGCAAGGTGCTGATCCTGTATGGGGATGTGCCGCTGATCCGCCGTGAAACCCTCGAGGCGCTGCTGGCCGAAGTCAGTGAGCAGACCCTGGGCCTGCTGACGGTGATTCTGGAAGACCCGACAGGCTATGGCCGTATCGTGCGTGACGCCGAAGGCCGCGTCAGCGCCATCGTCGAGCACAAGGATGCCACGCCGGAGCAGCTGGCCATCCAGGAAGGCAACACCGGTATCCTCGCCACTACCGGTGCCCAGCTCAAGCGCTGGCTGCCGGCGCTGTCCGCCGACAATGCCCAGGGTGAGTACTACCTGACCGACATCATCGCCATGGCAGCCAGCGAAGGCATCAACATCGCCACCGCCCAGCCGGCGGCGGTCGAGGAAGTGCAGGGCGTCAACAACCGCCTGCAGCTGGCCGATCTCGAGCGTGCCTTCCAGCGTCGTGAGGCCAACCGCCTGATGACCGAAGGCGCCAGCCTGGCCGATCCGTCACGCATCGACGTGCGCGGCAAGCTGACCATCGGCACTGACATCAGCATCGATGTCGGCTGTATCTTCGAAGGCGACGTCACCCTGGCGGATGATGTGGTCATCGGTGCCCACTGCGTGATCCGCAACGCCATCATCGGTGCCGGCGCCCATATCGCGTCGCACAGCGTCATCGATGGTGCCGTGCTGGAAGGCGACAACAATGTCGGCCCGTTTGCGCGTCTGCGTCCGGGCACTGAGCTTGCGCGTGGCGCACGCATCGGCAACTTCGTCGAGACCAAGAATGCCCAGGTCGGTGTCGATGCCAAGATCAATCACCTGAGCTATGTCGGCGATGCGACCCTCGGTGAGGCCGTCAATGTCGGCGCCGGCACCATCACCTGCAATTACGATGGTGCCAACAAGTTCCGCACCGAAATCGGCGCCAATGCGTTCATCGGCTCCAACTCGGCGCTGGTGGCACCGCTCAAGATCGGTGCCGGTGCCACCGTGGGTGCCGGTTCTACCTTGAGCCGCGATGTCGCCGAGGGTGCGCTGAGCGTGGCGCGTGGCAAGCGTATCGACAAGCCGGAATGGCCGCGTCCGACCAAGAAGTGA